A single genomic interval of Acetobacteraceae bacterium harbors:
- a CDS encoding MBL fold metallo-hydrolase has protein sequence MKITILGCGPSGGVPMIGGAREGGIWGACNPQDPRDTRTRSSIVIETDEGTRLLVDCGPDLRAQLLRNHIADIDALIVTHEHADHIGGFDDIRGINRVIQRPLPLYASPDVLKSMQMRFSYAFETWSGGEFFRPVPAPQPVSAPETIAINGTGVTFFAQRHYKVATLGLRIGNFAYSTDVEHLPEDAIEALRGVETWVVGCLQRDPHVAHACLDDVLRWRAEIKPSRVILTHMGPGLSYGSLAQELPPGMEPAYDSMTFDVPPGGDAKWGIRRGGGN, from the coding sequence ATGAAGATCACCATTCTTGGATGTGGGCCTTCCGGCGGCGTCCCCATGATCGGCGGAGCGAGAGAGGGCGGCATATGGGGCGCATGTAATCCGCAAGATCCGCGAGATACGCGCACGCGCTCCTCTATCGTCATTGAAACGGATGAGGGGACGCGGCTGCTTGTTGATTGCGGCCCGGATTTGCGTGCGCAATTGTTGCGCAACCATATTGCAGATATTGACGCCCTGATCGTCACGCATGAACATGCTGACCATATCGGCGGCTTTGACGATATACGTGGGATCAACCGCGTCATTCAACGCCCATTACCGCTTTATGCGTCCCCAGACGTCCTTAAATCAATGCAAATGCGCTTCTCTTATGCCTTTGAAACATGGTCTGGCGGCGAATTTTTCCGCCCTGTGCCGGCGCCACAACCTGTTTCAGCGCCCGAAACGATTGCCATTAACGGGACTGGCGTCACTTTTTTTGCGCAGCGTCATTATAAGGTGGCGACATTAGGGCTGCGCATCGGAAATTTCGCTTATAGCACGGATGTGGAACATCTGCCTGAAGACGCGATCGAAGCTTTGCGCGGCGTCGAAACCTGGGTTGTCGGGTGCCTCCAGCGTGACCCGCATGTTGCGCATGCCTGTCTTGACGACGTGCTGAGATGGCGTGCGGAAATCAAGCCCTCACGGGTGATCCTGACCCATATGGGCCCGGGCCTGAGTTACGGCTCGCTCGCGCAGGAACTGCCCCCCGGCATGGAACCCGCTTACGATTCAATGACGTTCGACGTCCCCCCCGGGGGGGACGCAAAATGGGGGATCAGGCGAGGGGGCGGAAACTAA
- a CDS encoding TatD family hydrolase produces MVSGLIDSHCHLDRVDELTEVLDQALAEQLSGMVTIGTEFSKAQTQIDLTRHSQPDLKIWCSLGTHPDAVQDVPFATAEEIAERCDHPAVIGIGETGLDFFHGDESARTLQEKFFRTHIAAARMTGLPLIIHARDADHDVTRILEDETRRNGTFPFLLHCFASGMKLAETALKLGGYISFSGIITFRKTETLQEIARSIPENRLLVETDSPYLAPVPKRGKPNTPAYVTYTASRLAELRGIAPEQLAARTTANFYSLFKKAA; encoded by the coding sequence ATGGTTTCCGGGCTTATTGACTCTCATTGCCATCTTGATCGTGTTGACGAACTCACGGAAGTGCTTGACCAGGCTCTGGCCGAACAGCTTTCGGGCATGGTGACAATCGGCACCGAATTTTCAAAGGCGCAAACGCAAATCGACCTGACGCGCCATAGTCAGCCGGACCTTAAAATATGGTGCAGTCTGGGTACTCACCCTGACGCCGTGCAGGACGTGCCCTTTGCTACCGCTGAAGAGATCGCCGAACGCTGCGATCACCCTGCCGTCATCGGGATTGGTGAGACCGGGCTTGATTTTTTCCATGGCGATGAGTCCGCGCGCACGCTTCAGGAAAAGTTTTTTCGCACCCATATTGCCGCCGCCCGCATGACAGGACTGCCGCTGATCATCCACGCGCGCGATGCTGATCATGACGTGACGCGCATTTTGGAAGATGAGACTCGCCGCAATGGGACCTTCCCATTTTTGCTGCATTGCTTCGCGTCGGGCATGAAATTGGCTGAGACAGCGCTCAAGCTGGGTGGGTATATCAGTTTTTCCGGCATCATCACTTTCCGCAAGACTGAAACCTTGCAGGAAATCGCCCGCTCCATCCCGGAAAATCGGCTTTTGGTGGAGACTGACAGCCCCTATCTGGCCCCCGTCCCGAAACGCGGTAAGCCGAACACCCCAGCCTATGTGACCTATACGGCGTCGCGTCTGGCTGAGTTGCGGGGTATCGCGCCGGAGCAACTCGCTGCCCGGACGACCGCGAACTTCTATAGCTTGTTCAAGAAAGCGGCATGA
- the metG gene encoding methionine--tRNA ligase, giving the protein MTSRYYVTTPIYYVNGAPHIGHAYTSVAADIIARFHRLDGREVFFLTGTDEHGQKVEQAAAQAGQSTLEFVNGISRNFKDMADAMAISYDRFIRTTEARHKDAAQALWRQVAENDHIYLGAYEGWYALRDECFYSEDEITLLEDGTHIAPSGAPVTWVKEESYFFRLSAFQGRLLALYEAKPHFLRPAGRRKEIISFVKSGLRDLSISRTSFSWGIPVPDDPKHVMYVWFDALANYLSALGYPDMQSEGMTFWPANAHIVGKDIIRFHAVFWPAFLMAAGLDLPDALFANGWWTIEGQKMSKSLGNVINPRDLASEFGVDAVRFFMMREVPFGGDSDLSRKSLINRINVELANGLGNLAQRTLTQINRHFGGKLPEWGEMQKDDRDLLAQSSLLPDLLRQHVARFALTDGLEAVWKVVRACNAYIDHQAPWVLKKTDPARMGTVLRTLYEALRHIAIVLQPYMPGTMDKLLTQLGISQNARQLSDLAHGDIDAELPAPQGLFPRFVEEGT; this is encoded by the coding sequence ATGACGTCGCGATATTATGTTACCACGCCGATTTATTACGTGAATGGCGCGCCTCATATCGGGCACGCTTATACATCTGTTGCGGCCGATATCATCGCGCGCTTTCACCGTCTTGACGGGCGGGAGGTGTTTTTCTTGACCGGCACGGATGAGCACGGTCAGAAAGTTGAACAGGCTGCCGCCCAGGCAGGTCAGTCCACCTTGGAATTTGTCAACGGCATTTCCCGCAATTTCAAGGACATGGCGGATGCCATGGCCATTTCTTATGATCGTTTCATCCGCACGACGGAGGCACGGCATAAAGACGCGGCGCAGGCCCTTTGGCGTCAGGTTGCGGAGAATGACCATATCTACCTTGGCGCCTATGAGGGCTGGTACGCGCTGAGAGATGAATGTTTTTACAGTGAGGATGAGATCACCCTGCTGGAGGATGGCACCCATATCGCCCCCAGCGGTGCGCCTGTCACGTGGGTCAAGGAAGAATCCTATTTTTTCCGCCTTTCTGCCTTTCAGGGCAGATTACTCGCCCTTTATGAGGCGAAACCGCATTTCCTCAGGCCGGCAGGACGCCGGAAGGAAATCATCAGTTTCGTCAAATCGGGCCTGCGGGACCTTTCCATCAGCCGGACAAGCTTCTCCTGGGGTATCCCCGTACCGGATGACCCGAAACATGTCATGTATGTCTGGTTCGACGCGCTGGCAAATTACCTTTCCGCCCTCGGTTATCCCGATATGCAAAGTGAGGGGATGACGTTCTGGCCCGCCAATGCGCATATTGTGGGTAAGGACATCATCCGCTTCCATGCAGTTTTCTGGCCCGCTTTCCTGATGGCCGCGGGGCTGGATCTGCCGGACGCCCTTTTCGCCAATGGCTGGTGGACGATCGAAGGTCAGAAGATGAGTAAATCTCTGGGCAATGTCATTAACCCCCGGGACCTTGCTTCAGAATTTGGCGTCGATGCGGTTCGCTTCTTCATGATGCGGGAAGTGCCTTTCGGGGGTGACTCGGATCTGAGCCGCAAATCCCTGATCAACCGCATCAATGTGGAACTCGCCAACGGGCTCGGCAATCTGGCGCAGCGGACCCTGACGCAGATCAACCGCCATTTCGGTGGGAAATTACCGGAGTGGGGCGAAATGCAGAAAGATGATCGCGATTTATTGGCGCAATCCTCGCTTCTGCCGGACCTCCTGCGGCAGCATGTTGCCCGCTTTGCCCTGACGGATGGGCTGGAGGCCGTCTGGAAAGTGGTGCGCGCCTGTAATGCCTATATTGATCACCAGGCGCCCTGGGTTCTCAAAAAGACAGATCCTGCCCGAATGGGCACGGTTCTGCGCACTCTTTATGAGGCTTTGCGCCACATCGCCATCGTCCTGCAACCGTATATGCCGGGGACAATGGATAAATTACTGACGCAACTCGGCATCTCTCAGAATGCGCGTCAATTATCTGACCTAGCACATGGTGACATTGATGCAGAGCTGCCCGCGCCTCAGGGCCTCTTCCCGAGATTTGTGGAAGAGGGGACGTGA
- a CDS encoding DNA polymerase III subunit delta': protein MIKNRARDIVGHDAAIQQFEAARRSGRLHHAWLITGTPQIGKTTLALFFARTLLNATDPQSAISRRFEAGTHGDLLVITRWASTGKGGESQTIVAADIKPVQQLLHHTAAEGGWRVVIVAGGDLLNNFAVNALLKLLEEPPEKTVFFITADNAAAVIPTIRSRCHKLFLHPLQDADMLVFLARHQLTDPDTNQRLISQAKGRPGYALELASRHHEDLTQIVEELASGASHSISPAQAERIAKEERGFSTFCDLLQERIRDASLTFSHKGDQSAANRAAEIYQKLIYLRHETDRFNLDRTLAALKAAAMIGRL, encoded by the coding sequence ATGATCAAAAACAGGGCGCGCGATATTGTCGGGCATGATGCCGCGATCCAGCAATTTGAGGCCGCCCGACGATCCGGCAGGCTCCATCATGCATGGCTCATCACGGGAACGCCCCAGATCGGCAAAACCACGCTGGCCCTGTTTTTTGCCAGAACCCTGTTAAACGCGACGGACCCCCAAAGCGCGATATCCCGCCGTTTTGAGGCGGGCACGCATGGCGACCTTCTGGTGATTACGCGCTGGGCGAGCACCGGGAAGGGGGGGGAGAGCCAGACCATCGTCGCCGCAGACATCAAGCCCGTGCAACAACTTTTGCATCACACAGCCGCGGAGGGCGGCTGGCGGGTCGTCATCGTCGCGGGGGGTGATCTGCTCAATAATTTCGCGGTCAATGCTTTATTGAAGCTTCTGGAAGAACCTCCTGAAAAAACGGTATTTTTCATCACCGCCGATAATGCGGCGGCCGTCATCCCCACCATCCGGAGTCGCTGCCACAAGCTCTTCCTTCATCCATTACAGGATGCGGACATGCTGGTTTTTCTCGCACGACATCAATTGACGGACCCGGATACGAATCAGCGCCTGATCTCCCAGGCGAAGGGCCGGCCGGGATATGCGCTGGAACTGGCCTCCCGCCATCATGAGGATCTGACGCAGATCGTGGAAGAGCTCGCTTCCGGCGCATCCCACTCCATATCGCCTGCCCAAGCGGAGCGTATCGCGAAAGAGGAGAGGGGTTTTTCCACCTTCTGCGATTTGCTACAGGAGCGCATCCGGGACGCGTCGCTGACTTTCAGTCACAAAGGGGATCAAAGCGCGGCAAACCGGGCAGCGGAAATCTATCAGAAGCTGATATATTTGCGGCATGAGACCGACCGCTTCAATCTCGATAGGACACTGGCAGCTCTCAAAGCCGCTGCGATGATAGGCAGATTATGA
- the tmk gene encoding dTMP kinase encodes MKRRGVFITLEGGEGCGKSTQLSLVAKLLEKQGVPFITTREPGGSAGGELLRNTILFSDVAFSARSEVLLHMAARADHVDQIIRPACEAGKLVLCDRYHHSTIAYQGYGADDGAADLLKFIEDARRLIAFEPDKTFLFNVPPKVAAQRLARRKGRTDRYEERGAAFHDRVRQGFDKIQKQEPERIEPIDAAGDADALSRILFRKIMALREGAAQ; translated from the coding sequence GTGAAGAGGCGCGGGGTTTTCATCACCCTGGAAGGCGGGGAGGGGTGCGGTAAATCGACGCAACTCAGCCTCGTCGCGAAATTGCTTGAAAAACAAGGCGTTCCCTTCATCACCACGCGGGAGCCGGGGGGCAGTGCCGGGGGGGAGTTACTACGCAACACCATCTTATTCAGCGATGTCGCCTTTTCCGCGCGGTCGGAAGTCCTCCTCCATATGGCTGCACGGGCCGACCATGTGGATCAGATCATCAGGCCTGCCTGTGAGGCAGGGAAACTCGTCCTCTGTGATCGCTATCATCACTCCACCATCGCCTATCAGGGTTACGGCGCGGATGATGGCGCAGCTGACCTCCTGAAATTCATCGAGGATGCGCGGCGACTCATTGCTTTCGAGCCGGATAAGACGTTCCTTTTCAATGTTCCGCCAAAGGTGGCGGCGCAGCGTCTCGCCAGGCGGAAGGGCCGCACGGATCGTTATGAGGAGAGGGGCGCCGCGTTTCATGACCGCGTTCGGCAAGGCTTCGACAAAATTCAGAAGCAGGAGCCGGAACGGATCGAACCCATTGATGCGGCGGGCGATGCGGATGCGCTAAGCCGTATTTTATTTCGCAAAATCATGGCGTTACGCGAGGGCGCGGCGCAATGA
- a CDS encoding D-alanyl-D-alanine carboxypeptidase family protein has product MARKVPLPAKETVPDPELTTPAETPVGPVNVNARWACVMDFETGATLMSKSADAHMPPSSLTKIMTTYIVFGMLKSGRLTLSQNLPVSEKAWRMQGSKMFVPLGETVEVGKLIQGMLIQSGNDACIVLAEGIAASEEQFVTLMNQMASRMKMENTHFTNCTGWPDPDHYMSARDTTILAMHLIRDYPEYYHFFSEKEFAFNHIKQGNRNTLVDKGLADGLKTGHTDAGGFGMCVSSDRHGRRVVVTLNGMTSMNVRARETARVLDWTFAEFENVTIFSKGDVVDHAPVWMGVEDNLPLVAPSDIHLTLPRNWRAHDHLSITYASPLIAPISAGQSCGALVFTVPGMKEIRLPLLADHAVARLGLLGRASRRLGLANGTTQ; this is encoded by the coding sequence ATGGCCCGGAAGGTCCCCTTGCCGGCCAAGGAAACCGTGCCGGACCCGGAGCTCACCACCCCGGCGGAGACTCCGGTCGGGCCAGTCAATGTCAATGCCAGATGGGCCTGCGTGATGGATTTTGAGACGGGCGCGACATTAATGTCCAAATCAGCCGACGCCCATATGCCGCCATCCTCCCTCACGAAAATAATGACGACATACATCGTGTTCGGGATGCTGAAATCCGGCCGCCTGACTCTATCTCAAAATCTCCCGGTCAGTGAAAAAGCCTGGCGTATGCAGGGCTCCAAAATGTTTGTGCCGCTCGGTGAGACGGTTGAGGTGGGCAAACTGATCCAGGGCATGTTGATCCAGTCCGGCAATGATGCGTGCATTGTTCTGGCGGAGGGTATCGCGGCGTCTGAAGAGCAATTTGTCACTCTGATGAATCAGATGGCCAGCCGGATGAAAATGGAGAACACGCATTTCACCAACTGCACCGGATGGCCTGACCCTGACCATTATATGTCAGCGCGTGATACGACGATCCTCGCCATGCATCTCATCCGGGATTACCCGGAATATTATCATTTCTTCTCCGAGAAGGAATTCGCCTTCAATCATATCAAGCAGGGAAACCGGAATACGCTCGTCGATAAGGGCCTTGCGGACGGGCTCAAAACGGGACACACGGATGCAGGCGGCTTCGGCATGTGCGTCAGTTCGGACCGCCACGGGCGGCGCGTCGTCGTCACCCTGAATGGCATGACATCCATGAATGTTCGTGCACGGGAGACGGCGCGCGTGTTGGATTGGACCTTCGCTGAGTTTGAGAATGTGACAATTTTCAGCAAGGGTGACGTGGTGGATCATGCGCCTGTCTGGATGGGGGTTGAGGATAATCTGCCCCTCGTCGCGCCGTCAGATATACACCTGACGCTGCCACGCAATTGGCGCGCGCATGATCACCTCTCCATCACCTATGCGTCACCGCTGATCGCGCCGATATCGGCGGGACAAAGCTGCGGCGCGCTCGTCTTTACAGTCCCGGGCATGAAGGAAATACGCCTGCCCCTGTTGGCTGACCACGCTGTGGCACGCCTTGGCCTGCTTGGGCGTGCCTCGCGGCGCCTTGGCCTTGCAAACGGCACCACGCAGTGA
- a CDS encoding RlpA-like double-psi beta-barrel domain-containing protein: protein MKLREHEAALVTLVILTSCHDAEAPPQASLHPALGKVWKGLDRWFYPEARTEYRETGITQTYTWPGNTRLPDGEIWSASAMTGAHQTLQLPALVWVENLSNGRAVKIRLNDRGPEDGRRILAVTPAVARILGMGKARRPCGSRWSVSKMPLWVMIRRPCPISVLRHPNAASRRKR, encoded by the coding sequence ATGAAGCTTCGCGAACATGAGGCTGCGCTGGTCACGCTGGTCATTCTGACGAGCTGTCACGATGCGGAGGCGCCTCCTCAAGCAAGCTTGCATCCGGCACTCGGTAAGGTCTGGAAGGGGCTTGATCGCTGGTTTTACCCCGAAGCCAGAACGGAATATCGCGAGACGGGCATCACCCAAACCTATACGTGGCCGGGAAACACCCGATTGCCGGATGGGGAAATTTGGTCCGCCTCCGCCATGACGGGCGCGCATCAAACATTGCAGCTTCCAGCCTTAGTCTGGGTGGAGAATTTATCCAATGGCCGGGCTGTCAAAATTCGCCTCAATGATCGCGGCCCTGAGGATGGGCGGCGCATCCTTGCCGTCACGCCAGCTGTGGCGCGAATACTGGGCATGGGAAAAGCCCGACGCCCGTGCGGATCACGTTGGTCCGTCAGCAAAATGCCGCTTTGGGTTATGATTCGGCGACCATGCCCGATCTCGGTATTGCGTCACCCGAACGCAGCAAGTCGCAGAAAGCGCTGA